In Saccharomyces eubayanus strain FM1318 chromosome X, whole genome shotgun sequence, the genomic window ACTTAAAGTACGACAACTGTTACAACAAAGGTCAGTTTGGTGCACCAGAAACTTCCTACAAACGTTACAAGGCTATGTCTGATGCTTTGAACAAAACAGGCAGACctattttttattctttgtGTAACTGGGGTCAAGATTTGACGTTTTATTGGGGGTCTGATATAGCAAACTCCTGGAGAATGAGTGGGGATATTTATCCTCAGTTTACTCGTCCTGACAGTAGGTGTCCTTGCGATGGTGACCAGTTTGATTGCGCATATGCTGGTTTTCATTGTTCTATCATGAATATTCTAAACAAAGCAGCTCCAATGGGGCAAAATGCGGGAATAGGTGGCTGGAACGATCTGGATAACTTAGAAGTCGGTGTCGGAAACTTGacagatgatgaagagaaAGCGCATTTCTCTATGTGGGCAATGGTTAAGTCTCCACTAGTCATCGGCGCTGATGTGAATCACTTAAAAGCGTCTTCATATTCAATTTACAGTCAAGCTTCCGTAATAGCAATCAACCAGGATCCCAAGGGAGTACCAGCAACAAGAGTTTGGAGACATCAAGTGCCACAAACTGACAAGTATGGTCAAGGTGAAATTCAATTTTGGAGCGGTCCACTTGATAACGGGGATCAAGTTATTGCTCTCTTAAATGGGGGAAACAAACCAAGACCAATGAATACGAACTTGgaagaaattttctttgacaGCTACTTAGGTTCCGAGCAATTGTCCTCAAACTGGGATATTTATGACTTATGGGCTAACAGAGTTGACAATGCAACATCGGCTAACATTCTGAATAATAACAGCGTAGGAAATGCTACTATTTACAATGCTACTGCACTATCATACAAGGATGGGTTGGCAAAGAATGATACTAGATTATTCGGTACCAAAATCGGCAGTATTTCTCCAGATGGCTTGCTTAACACAACTGTTCCAGCACACGGAATTGCTTTCTATAGGTTAAGACGCTCTACTTAAGAAGATTTCCATCAACTGtgtagtttttttcttcagattAGTTTAAAGtgtacattttttatacGTTATGCAAAGcgttttgaaatttttacCAGCAAGTGACGAGACGACAGTATTTATATCTTTACAGACGCAATCACGGGTAGCGCCGCATGGTTAAGAGTGCCCGAATTTATTAAATCAGTCTTAGTATAATGATGGGTCTAAGTTATAATAGACTATGTTGCAAGTGCCAAAATAACACctttttgagaaaattaATTTCCCCTGCGGTTTTTAAACCATAAAGTATCGTTTGAATTGTTAGCAAATCTGGCCTACGTGAGAGTTATCAAACACTATTGGTAGTGTCCgcaaaaaacttttctctTGTGAATGATGCTCCCCTAACATCATGGTTGCTTGACGTGAAAGTATGATAAAAGAAGACCCCTTAACCTTGTTAAGATATATTCCAATAAATAGCTAGCGCTgatctcaaaaaaaaagtaggATGCATTCACCAGAGAGGGGAACTCGCTACACTGTATTcctgaaaataaaaagcaaCATGCATTCGAAAGTTTTATTAcataaaaacaaataaactCGAGTAAAACTTTAACCTGGCAAAATGTTAAAGGAAGATTCATTGTAAGCGCTAGAATAACTCAATAGCTCTTCCTTGTTATTTCAGCtttgggtttttttttaagttgTGCAACAGACCGATCATATTcaattttcatttattcATATTTAGCtcgaaaaaataaaattaatTTCAGGTGATATTAGTAGTTCAACTGCAATGAAGTCTGTGTTCCAAACCGATGTAAAtttagtatatatatatatatatatatctatcaATTACAATACAGTGTGGACAACTTCAAAACACACATGCCCTGGTATGTCCTTGGTTTCTGCTAGTTCCAAAACAACTTGCCTACTGACTCGATGGCGGATTTTTCGTTATGGAATCGCCTTATTTGTTTCTAGCGGTATTTGCCTTGGAAGCTTTGGGGATAACATATAATCTCCACATTTACTATTGCGTCGCCAATATTACGTCAAGAATGTCCTCTAATGTGTGGTTATTGAAATGCTCAAGTCGAgtatattgaaattttaagTAAAACCGATTCTGGAATGTGTGAAGAAATGTCGAAGGTATTGCCAAGATACAATATAATTAAGACTAGGTAAGGGATACACATATTTTGATCTAAAAACTCcccttttgaaaacattcACAATGACATAGAAATCGCATTATGTTTCTTCATGTGGCGAAAACAAAATGCGAAGCAAACGCCTCGGTTATGGAAATATACATGCTGTTTAAAAATGGGTCAACCAAAAGAAGGCCACATAACCTAGCTCAAAAAGTTAGTAAGCGTTTTTTTGTGGACTACGTCTCAACATGtattttttcaccttttcTTAAAAGAGTGACTAAGAGGATAGCAGTCATTATAATAGGTGAGGATTTGAGCCCTCATGAATATTGCCTTATTTGACTATAAGCAAACAAAAGACTCCTATCTCATAATGGTTGCCATCAAATAATAGGATTTTGTTGACTTTATTTGTATGATAATTTCCAGCCTTCATTTCAGTGTCCCTCATGAAGCTGTTAAGCATCTCGTTTTGTTCATACTTCCAATATAAGCAACCAGAAAGACAGTCATAGCCTAAAGTATGCGCGAATTAAAGCAATATTTCATGGTCATAGCCAAGATTGTCGGAAAAAACTTGctgcaattttttcagtcaAGAATGTTAGGCTAGGCCTGCACTATTCTTATTGAAATAATTGCCTTAACTAAACACCTAATCCGCTGAAATATATGAGtttatttcaaattctggccaaagaaaactgtTGGCGAATTTCATACCTATATTTTCTTGCAGGCAATAGATCCATGCGATAAAGAGAGTCATCTGAGTTTTAGGTTGCCAGAAAGTGCATTAGCCGAAAAAATTCTGCTGTACTACTACGATCTTTCGGAGAGACGGAGCTCGTCTTGTGCACCCTTATAAAATTTTCACATttattaagaaaaaaacaatggcTAATGCAGTCAATTGCTGATTTTAATAGACGCAAACGGCATTCAGCCTACTGCGTCTACGCATACGGAGCTGCACGCCCGCATAAGTCGTTTAATAAAGACGTTCTTTGCCCGTGTCCAACCTTTTGTTAGCCTAAACCAAGCTATTTCTCGATGAGCACGGACACCTAAACTTTTTCCTgtcttttttgaatcaacACCTTTATGACGTCGTCAAGATAAAGCGGGCGCTAGCATAGGCAAAACGGCTTTCATCAAGACGAATGTGCCGCAGAAGTAGAAAGTAAGAAAGAGGGCAGGAAAATGGCTAATAATAGAGTGTGATTCAGCTTACAGTGCAATTCAGTATAAGATACGACCTCTCCTTCATAACAGTTCTTTTTCCTGCGGGTACAACAGTATGTTATGCAAGACTACCCTAACATTTGCACCCTGTTTGAAACAGGCACTCAACGAAAACAACCGTTGCACCTAATTTCATAGGACCCTGAAACGAATCAGACTACAGATAGAATAGGATGTCAGGAACATTCCGATATTACCTTAGGCTACCTGCGATTATTCTTAAGAATGATTACACAATATCTGTATCACTGGGTTGATTttaagttttcaaaaacggCCAAGCATAGGATAGGCACTTATTCAACGACTGCTTGAGGCTGCTTATTTCGCATCAAATAACTTGACCTAATGACTCTGATGGCCAATGAGGATTATCGGAGCTATTCATCAgtcttttcccttttctttcttatttgtAGATTATTGCCATATAAAACCATAAGAGAAAGTGAGAAGTAGTCAGTAGGACTCTTGGCTCTTTATTTTCGGtcattaataatatttttgttaCCGCTTGGGTGACCAACAAATATAAACAAGATGATGCTTTTAAGGTCTATTATAACCttccttttgttctttcagCTTTCGGTTGCAAAAGCCCCTCCAAGGAAGACTGCTAGATTAAACACTCATGAGAGGAGAGCTATGTATTCATGCTATGTGGGGTTACGTAAAGAACCGTGGGAATTTAATGGTTCCGCTATATGCAAATATGAGCCCGCGATTCAATCAATGCTGTACTGTCTCTACGAGGACACGCATGATAGAGGGTATTCGAATAAAACTCTTGGGAAGGTTTTCGAAGAAATGAGACAGTTTTGCGACACaccaaaatttttgaacatGACTGACGCTGAATTTTATGCCTCATTGAATAATGGGACACATTACATTCGGGATCaattcaaaacaaacatcAATCTAACCTTTCCTATTGTACTAAATTCTACGCTAAGAAAAGGCTATTATGACGCGTATTATGGATTTTACTATAATCTTGATATGCCTCATTATTTTGGAGGAATTATTTGTGCTTACTTCGTGGGAGTTATGCTAGTTGCAGGTTTAATTCGGTTTTTAGATTATACTCCCATAAAAAGAGTGATTTTCAAGCAGAAGCTGATCGATTATGCGAGAGGTTATGTCACGTTACCTactctttggaaaaaacaTGCAGAGCCTTTCTCCTACCTAAAAGTGATTACTGGCTACCTTCCCACTAGATTCGAGACTTTGGTTATTTTGGGATACCTAATACTTCATACCATTTTCATGTCTTACAAATACCAGTATGATCCTTACCACATCATTTTCCCAGCCCATAAAGCAGAAGTGGCCGATTTTGTTGCATTTAGGAGCGGTATACTTTCATTTGCACATTTACCGCTCATTGTCCTATTTGCAGGGAGAAATAACTTTCTACAACTTATTTCGGGTTTAAAATATACTTCGTTTATCACGTTCCACAAGTGGGTTGGAAGAATGATGTTTCTTGATGCCGTGATTCACTCTGCAGCTTTCACCTACTATTTCGTGTTTACTAACCGATGGGAGGCTGCTAGAATAAGAACTTATTGGAAGTTTGGCGTTACTGCCACCTGTTTAGGGGGaataataattttcttttcctttggaGTTTTCAGAAGACACTTTTATGAAAGTTTTCTCCTCCTCCATATCGTACTCTCTGCTCTATTTCTTTATGCCTGTTGGGAACACGTTACAAGTATTGGAAGTATTGAGTGGGTTTATGCTGCAGTAGCAATTTGGGGTGTTGACAGAATTGTACGCATCGTTAGAATTATTCTCTTAGGATTCCCAAAAGCCGACTTGAAATTAGTTGGTTCTGATTTCATTCGTGTGACAGTaaccaaacaaaaaaacctCTGGAAAGCAAAGCCAGGCCAGTATGTGTTTGTCTCTTTCTTACGTCCGTTGTGTTTTTGGCAGTCGCATCCGTTTACAGTTATGGATTCGTGCGTAAAGGATGGAGAATTggttattattttgaaagcaAAGAAGGGTGTGACAAAACTGGTAAAGAACCACGTCGAGCGTGAAGGTGGAAGAACTTCCATGAGGTTGGCTATCGAAGGTCCATATGGATCCAGGCCCTCTGCCCATCACTTCAACAATGTCTTACTTTTGGCAGGCGGAACAGGTC contains:
- a CDS encoding glycoside hydrolase family 27 protein — its product is MFLLYLFSSFTAVSGVLGSSPSYNGLGLTPQMGWDNWNTFACDVSEQLLLDTADRISEIGLKDLGYTYVILDDCWSSGRTANGTLVADKEKFPNGMSHVADHLHNNNFLFGMYSSAGEYTCAGYPGSLGHEEEDAEFFASNGVDYLKYDNCYNKGQFGAPETSYKRYKAMSDALNKTGRPIFYSLCNWGQDLTFYWGSDIANSWRMSGDIYPQFTRPDSRCPCDGDQFDCAYAGFHCSIMNILNKAAPMGQNAGIGGWNDLDNLEVGVGNLTDDEEKAHFSMWAMVKSPLVIGADVNHLKASSYSIYSQASVIAINQDPKGVPATRVWRHQVPQTDKYGQGEIQFWSGPLDNGDQVIALLNGGNKPRPMNTNLEEIFFDSYLGSEQLSSNWDIYDLWANRVDNATSANILNNNSVGNATIYNATALSYKDGLAKNDTRLFGTKIGSISPDGLLNTTVPAHGIAFYRLRRST